From one Malus sylvestris chromosome 1, drMalSylv7.2, whole genome shotgun sequence genomic stretch:
- the LOC126615257 gene encoding uncharacterized protein LOC126615257 — protein sequence MSSSSRKNDDGVPPLYRQGGSLSKIGYFKAAHIKISSDNLFRDFLETYWHAIPSGVRVRRVKDGSSREPCSGTRRTIKFHPYYFVLGFTFPIPRFFQEVLCSMKCAPAQCSPNAVRVMVGFHNLNQFFDLGLTTNEFWYFFDIGRIDGVGQLRIRHKLFDNSSKGDHDWAKETLEISGEWESDSSPELRVSTVFISDSEFGSTPRVSPDMKKVHVALGIPSEYREWRWLLSPLRREKGGLPPEEEIKRIKADAMARPITVVEPTTNEGGKKKHSPPAQEIPAEKKMKTARGDSPAAPKIVIDLTSSKGEKERTATFVPVTPIASKAASSIAEKIAQRKSSSVPLVPKFVPKRPSGTKPDLPLKRLATMKSDKVPLSAKVAPNTASSAAATISSADKNEAARSGRLEESAKAVSEEAAKICALLKPDLLEDMDVCAQFVDGVKEIVGPSLFAKHTPEYRKTALLAMMQKTTILAAESMFLDQEDTKAAKEMARTMAAEAYSSVEKIKKLESELAALKESHTSDPTSQQLEAAHQEIMDLKTRFDAIRDLERSISELRSAAYAKDEELIATYNQAIHFKEVADRLEPQVSELQGVLKTNDNLKKEIEELQRVRACLFEENEQLKSEKNGFEASLIQNQSDFYKLGYVDHLYGRPSDFEFSAGGVDTQAGTVEGKGPEDAAAENTKAAEGVTTEQLGDVQTTEE from the exons ATGTCTTCCTCGAGCCGTaagaatgatgatggtgtgCCCCCGCTGTACCGTCAAGGCGGGTCTTTGAGCAAGATTGGCTACTTCAAAGCTGCTCACATCAAGATTAGCTCCGACAATTtgtttagagattttcttgaaACGTATTGGCATGCCATTCCGTCGGGAGTGCGTGTGAGACGAGTTAAAGATGGTAGCAGCCGAGAACCATGCAGTGGAACTCGGAGAACTATCAAGTTCCATCCTTACTATTTTGTGTTAGGGTTTACTTTCCCTATACcgcgtttcttccaagaagtgctttGCTCTATGAAATGTGCGCCTGCCCAATGTTCCCCGAATGCGGTCCGAGTGATGGTGGGGTTCCACAATTTGAACCAATTCTTTGACTTGGGACTAACCACCAAcgaattttggtatttctttgaCATAGGTCGTATTGATGGAGTTGGACAACTGCGAATCCGTCATAAGCTTTTTGATAATTCGAGTAAAGGAGATCATGATTGGGCCAaagagactttggagataagtggagaatgGGAATCTGATTCTTCTCCCGAGCTGCGTGTATCAACGGTCTTCATATCTG attcgGAATTTGGCTCAACTCCTAGGGTTTCTCCAGATATGAAAAAAGTGCATGTCGCTCTGGGTATTCCTTCCGAGTATCGTGagtggcgttggctgcttagtcctcttcgtaGGGAAAAAGGTGGACTACCcccagaagaagaaataaaacgGATCAAGGCAGACGCGATGGCTCGTCCTATCACTGTGGTGGAGCCTACTAccaatgaaggtgggaaaaagaaacattccccgcctgctcaagagatacctgctgagaagaaaatgaagactgCTCGTGGGGATTCTCCGGCTGCTCCCAAGATTGTGATTGACCTGACTTCCTCTAAGGGCGAGAAAGAACGAACTGCTACATTTGTGCCAGTAACGCCTATTGCTTCGAAGGCTGCTAGCTCGATTGCTGAAAAAATTGCTCAGCGTAAAAGTTCTTCCGTGCCTTTGGTACCGAAGTTTGTGCCAAAACGTCCGTCCGGGACTAAACCTGACTTACCCTTGAAGAGacttgctactatgaagagtGATAAGGTGCCCCTgtctgctaaagtggcgccgaATACTGCTTCTTCCGCTGCTGCAACCATCTCGTCTGCTGATAAGAATGAAGCTGCTCGCTCAGGCAGGCTTGAAGAATCCGCCAAGGCCGTTTCTGAGGAGGCTGCTAAGATTTGTGCtcttttgaaaccagatcttcttgaagacatggatgTATGCGCccagtttgttgatggcgtcaaaGAGATTGTTGGTCCGAGTCTTTTTGCAAAGCATACACCCGAGTATAGGAAGACTGCTCTGCTAGCCATGATGCAGAAAACAACAATTCTGGCAGCCGAGTCTATGTTCCTTGACCAAGAGGACACCAAGGCtgctaaagagatggcaagaactATGGCTGCCGAAGCTTATTCCTCGGttgaaaaaatcaaaaaattggaatctgagcTTGCTGCTTTGAAGGAATCTCATACTTCTGACCCCACTTCTCAGCAGCTTGAGGCCGCTCACCAGGAGAtcatggatttgaagactaggTTTGATGCG attcgaGATCTTGAACGCTCCATATCTGAACTTCGctccgctgcttatgcaaaggatgaagaattgATTGCTACTTACAACCAAGCGATCCACTTCAAAGAGGTTGCTGACAGGCTTGAGCCTCAAGTGTCggaacttcaaggtgttttGAAGACCAACGACAATCTTAAGAAAGAAATTGAGGAGTTGCAGCGAGTTCGTGCTTGCCTGTTTGAGGAGAATGAGCAGTTGAAGAGTGAGAAAAATGGTTTCGAGGCTTCGCTTATTCAGAACCAAtctgatttctacaagctgggcTATGTAGATCATCTCTATGGGCGgccgtctgactttgagttttccg CTGGAGGAGTTGATACCCAGGCTGGAACAGTCGAGGGTAAAGGTCCGGAGGATGCCGCTGCTGAGAACACcaaggctgctgaaggtgtaaCAACCGAGCAGTTGGGAGATGTCCAAACTACcgaagagtag